The Candidatus Dechloromonas phosphoritropha genome includes a region encoding these proteins:
- a CDS encoding iron-containing alcohol dehydrogenase, with protein sequence MKGAGLVTRFIPIPQPTLLVGPGSSGRLGQAIAGFGHRKILIVTDGIIYKLGLLRSLTDALTAGGADYVVFDEITPDAPIPLIEKGIEFFKAQNCDAIVAFGGGSPMDASKAIAVAVANPKPLRDLAGYFKGLRAPVNIYAVPTTAGTGSEVTVAAVISDPEAGKKMVIVDPRVVPKMAALDPLLMTGLPPHVTAATGIDALTHAIEAFVGNWTTPYSDGMALSAVGLIFENLRTAYSEGTNLEAREKMALASTYAGFAFTRANVGYVHAIAHQFGGKYHTPHGLANAIMLPYVLRYSLPAITGRLALLAVRAKVGSEDESPEVLAGKFLDAVDQLNADLGIPTFLADLREADIPDLARAACWEAHTGYPVPRYMSQEVCEGIIRQALPDSPEKRKPAPRRKKAE encoded by the coding sequence ATGAAGGGTGCAGGTCTGGTGACCCGTTTCATCCCCATTCCCCAGCCGACGCTGCTCGTCGGTCCTGGCTCGAGCGGTCGTCTGGGGCAGGCGATTGCAGGGTTTGGCCACAGGAAGATCCTGATTGTCACCGACGGCATCATTTACAAGCTGGGGTTGCTGCGTTCGTTGACCGACGCCCTCACGGCCGGCGGAGCGGACTATGTGGTGTTCGACGAGATCACGCCGGATGCACCCATCCCCCTGATTGAAAAAGGCATCGAGTTTTTCAAGGCGCAGAACTGCGATGCGATTGTCGCATTTGGCGGCGGATCGCCCATGGATGCCTCGAAGGCGATTGCGGTGGCGGTGGCCAACCCCAAGCCGTTGCGGGACCTGGCGGGATACTTCAAGGGTCTGCGTGCGCCCGTCAATATCTACGCAGTGCCGACAACGGCGGGCACCGGTTCGGAGGTGACGGTGGCCGCAGTAATCTCCGATCCCGAGGCGGGGAAAAAAATGGTCATCGTTGATCCGCGCGTGGTGCCGAAAATGGCCGCGCTCGACCCCTTGCTGATGACCGGCCTGCCGCCCCACGTGACCGCCGCGACGGGCATCGACGCCTTGACTCACGCGATCGAGGCCTTTGTCGGCAACTGGACCACACCCTACTCCGATGGCATGGCGCTTTCCGCTGTCGGCCTGATCTTCGAGAACCTGCGCACCGCCTACAGCGAGGGGACGAATCTAGAAGCCCGCGAGAAGATGGCGCTGGCCTCGACCTATGCCGGCTTTGCCTTCACCCGGGCCAACGTCGGCTACGTGCACGCGATCGCCCACCAGTTCGGCGGCAAATACCACACGCCCCATGGCCTAGCCAACGCCATCATGCTGCCTTATGTTCTGCGCTACTCGCTTCCCGCCATCACCGGACGTCTCGCGCTGCTGGCGGTGCGGGCAAAGGTGGGTAGCGAGGATGAATCGCCGGAGGTGCTGGCCGGGAAGTTCCTCGACGCAGTCGACCAGTTGAACGCGGACCTTGGTATTCCGACCTTCCTGGCGGACCTGCGGGAAGCCGACATTCCCGATCTGGCGCGGGCAGCCTGCTGGGAAGCGCATACCGGCTACCCGGTGCCGCGCTACATGTCACAGGAGGTGTGTGAGGGCATCATTCGCCAGGCGCTGCCAGACTCCCCGGAAAAGAGAAAGCCGGCGCCGCGCCGCAAGAAAGCTGAATGA
- the thiC gene encoding phosphomethylpyrimidine synthase ThiC codes for MNATEQFLAANAHVDAAAVQPLPNSRKVYIAGSRPDIRVPMREISQDDTPTAFGGEQNPPLYVYDCSGPYSDPQAKIDIRAGLPALRAQWIAERGDVEELAGLTSDFGRIRAADKALDELRFPGLHRNPLRAKAGKNVSQMHYARQGIVTPEMEYVAIRENNNRRAYMESLRSTGKMGEKMAALLGRQHPGQNFGASIPEEITPEFVRSEIARGRAIIPNNINHPESEPMIIGRNFLVKINANIGNSALGSSIQEEVEKMTWSIRWGGDTVMDLSTGKNIHETREWIIRNSPVAIGTVPIYQALEKVNGKAEDLTWEIFRDTLIEQAEQGVDYFTIHAGVLLRYVPLTANRMTGIVSRGGSIMAKWCLAHHKESFLYTHFEDICEIMKAYDVAFSLGDGLRPGSIYDANDEAQLGELKTLGELTQIAWKHDVQVMIEGPGHVPMHLIKENMDLQLDQCSEAPFYTLGPLTTDIAPGYDHITSGIGAAMIGWYGTAMLCYVTPKEHLGLPDKDDVKVGIITYKLAAHAADLAKGHPGAQIRDNALSKARFEFRWDDQFNLGLDPDKAREFHDETLPKESAKVAHFCSMCGPHFCSMKITQDVREYAAAQGIAEAEALAKGMEEKAVEFVKAGAEVYRKI; via the coding sequence ATGAACGCCACCGAACAATTCCTCGCCGCCAACGCTCACGTCGACGCGGCCGCAGTCCAGCCGCTGCCCAATTCGCGCAAGGTCTACATCGCAGGTTCCCGCCCGGACATCCGCGTGCCGATGCGCGAAATTTCGCAGGACGACACGCCAACCGCCTTCGGTGGCGAACAGAATCCGCCGCTCTATGTTTACGACTGCTCCGGCCCCTACTCCGACCCGCAAGCCAAGATCGACATCCGTGCCGGCCTGCCGGCGCTGCGCGCCCAGTGGATCGCCGAACGTGGCGACGTCGAAGAACTCGCCGGCCTGACCTCCGACTTCGGCCGCATCCGTGCCGCTGACAAGGCACTCGACGAACTGCGCTTCCCCGGCCTGCACCGTAACCCCCTGCGCGCCAAAGCCGGCAAAAATGTCTCGCAGATGCACTATGCCCGCCAAGGCATCGTCACCCCGGAAATGGAATACGTCGCCATTCGTGAAAATAACAACCGCCGCGCCTACATGGAGTCGCTACGGTCAACCGGCAAAATGGGCGAAAAAATGGCGGCCCTGCTTGGCCGCCAGCACCCCGGCCAAAACTTCGGCGCCAGCATTCCCGAAGAAATCACCCCCGAATTTGTGCGCAGCGAAATCGCTCGTGGTCGCGCCATCATCCCCAACAACATCAACCACCCGGAAAGCGAACCGATGATCATCGGCCGCAACTTCCTGGTCAAAATCAACGCCAACATCGGCAACTCGGCGCTCGGCTCTTCCATTCAGGAAGAAGTCGAAAAAATGACCTGGTCGATCCGCTGGGGTGGCGACACGGTGATGGACCTGTCCACCGGCAAGAACATCCACGAAACCCGCGAATGGATCATCCGCAACAGCCCGGTCGCCATCGGCACCGTGCCAATCTATCAGGCCCTGGAAAAGGTCAACGGCAAGGCCGAAGACCTGACCTGGGAAATCTTCCGCGACACGCTGATCGAGCAGGCTGAACAAGGCGTCGACTACTTCACCATCCACGCCGGCGTGCTACTGCGCTACGTCCCGCTGACCGCCAACCGCATGACCGGCATCGTCTCCCGCGGTGGTTCGATCATGGCCAAGTGGTGCCTGGCCCACCACAAGGAAAGCTTCCTCTACACGCATTTCGAGGACATCTGCGAAATCATGAAGGCCTACGACGTCGCCTTCAGCCTCGGCGATGGCCTGCGTCCAGGTTCAATCTACGACGCCAACGACGAAGCCCAGCTCGGCGAACTCAAGACCCTCGGCGAACTGACCCAGATCGCCTGGAAGCACGACGTCCAGGTGATGATCGAAGGTCCCGGCCATGTGCCGATGCATCTGATCAAGGAGAACATGGACCTGCAACTCGACCAGTGCAGCGAAGCCCCGTTCTACACCCTCGGCCCCTTGACCACCGACATCGCCCCCGGCTACGACCACATCACCAGCGGCATTGGTGCCGCGATGATCGGCTGGTACGGCACGGCGATGCTCTGCTACGTCACGCCGAAAGAACACCTCGGCCTGCCCGACAAGGATGACGTCAAGGTTGGCATCATCACCTACAAACTGGCTGCTCACGCCGCCGATCTCGCCAAAGGTCACCCCGGGGCGCAGATTCGTGACAACGCCCTGTCCAAGGCGCGCTTCGAATTCCGCTGGGACGACCAGTTCAATCTTGGCCTCGACCCCGACAAGGCGCGTGAATTCCACGACGAGACGCTCCCGAAGGAATCGGCCAAGGTCGCCCACTTCTGCTCGATGTGCGGCCCGCACTTCTGCTCGATGAAGATTACCCAGGATGTGCGTGAATACGCCGCGGCGCAAGGAATTGCCGAAGCCGAGGCGCTGGCGAAGGGCATGGAGGAGAAAGCGGTCGAGTTCGTCAAGGCCGGCGCCGAGGTTTATCGCAAGATTTGA
- a CDS encoding TetR/AcrR family transcriptional regulator: protein MPAATPPRKRRKEARPSELTAAALELFVEKGFAATRLEEIASRAGVSKGTLYLYFDSKEALFRAVIQEGIVPVVAEGEAIAAQHAGSAADLLEQLLNSWWLRIGETDYAGIPKLMVAEARNFPEVAQFYYESVIRRSRALIGAALERGMASGEFRRMEVETCIEVVISPVLMLLIWRFSMGACQSKQVDPRQYLAVHMDLLRRGLQANRV, encoded by the coding sequence ATGCCCGCCGCAACCCCACCAAGAAAACGTCGCAAGGAAGCCCGCCCGTCGGAATTGACGGCGGCGGCGCTCGAGCTGTTTGTCGAAAAAGGTTTCGCCGCCACCCGACTGGAAGAGATTGCAAGCCGCGCCGGGGTGTCGAAGGGAACGCTCTATCTCTATTTTGACAGCAAGGAAGCGCTGTTCCGAGCGGTGATTCAGGAAGGCATTGTCCCTGTCGTCGCCGAGGGCGAGGCGATTGCCGCGCAGCACGCGGGAAGCGCTGCCGACCTGCTGGAACAATTGCTGAATAGCTGGTGGCTGCGAATCGGTGAAACCGACTATGCCGGGATCCCCAAGCTGATGGTCGCCGAGGCACGCAACTTTCCAGAAGTTGCCCAGTTCTATTACGAAAGCGTTATCCGCCGCAGTCGCGCACTGATCGGCGCGGCACTTGAGCGCGGCATGGCCAGCGGTGAATTCCGGCGCATGGAAGTCGAAACTTGTATCGAGGTGGTGATCTCCCCGGTTCTGATGCTGCTGATCTGGCGCTTCTCCATGGGTGCCTGTCAGAGCAAACAGGTCGATCCACGCCAGTATCTGGCGGTTCACATGGATTTGCTGCGTCGAGGATTGCAGGCGAATCGGGTATAA
- a CDS encoding protein-L-isoaspartate O-methyltransferase, whose amino-acid sequence MNIEQARFNMIEQQIRPWEVLDQQVLDLLFVVKREDFVPAAYRNLAFADMEIPIGSGQVMLAPRVEARLMQELGVKKTDKVLEIGTGSGYMAALLAARAEYVISIESRPELADFARQNLERAGVTNVTVEVGNGASGWAPHFPYDVIVVSGSLPTLPDALLEQLRPGGRLVAIVGAAPVMEAQLVTSNGEGVFNTVNLFETVVPALDGGEAKPGFSF is encoded by the coding sequence ATGAATATCGAGCAAGCGCGCTTCAACATGATCGAACAGCAGATCCGGCCCTGGGAGGTTCTGGATCAGCAGGTTCTTGACCTGCTTTTTGTCGTCAAGCGTGAGGACTTCGTACCCGCGGCCTATCGTAATCTGGCGTTCGCCGACATGGAAATCCCGATCGGCAGTGGCCAGGTGATGCTCGCGCCGCGCGTCGAGGCTCGCCTGATGCAGGAACTCGGCGTCAAGAAGACCGACAAGGTGCTGGAGATCGGTACTGGTAGCGGGTACATGGCGGCCCTGTTGGCCGCTCGCGCCGAATACGTGATCAGCATCGAGTCGCGTCCGGAACTGGCCGATTTCGCGCGCCAGAACCTGGAGCGGGCGGGAGTCACCAACGTCACGGTCGAAGTCGGCAACGGGGCCAGCGGCTGGGCTCCGCACTTCCCCTACGACGTGATTGTTGTTTCAGGCTCGCTGCCGACCCTGCCCGACGCGCTTCTCGAGCAGTTGCGTCCTGGCGGCCGCCTTGTCGCCATCGTTGGTGCAGCCCCGGTCATGGAAGCCCAACTGGTGACCAGCAATGGGGAAGGTGTGTTCAACACGGTCAACCTGTTCGAAACGGTCGTTCCGGCTCTCGATGGCGGGGAAGCGAAGCCAGGCTTTTCGTTCTGA
- a CDS encoding sulfurtransferase produces the protein MQQIGARQLAGWLSDDSRGKPVLLDVREPWEWELCRLPNSLHIPMHLVPLRSNELKRDDDIVVICHHGRRSMQVAIFLERQGYSSLINLTGGVSAWTDQVDPDLPRY, from the coding sequence ATGCAACAGATTGGCGCACGACAACTCGCTGGCTGGCTGTCCGACGACAGCCGCGGCAAGCCTGTTCTGCTCGATGTGCGTGAGCCGTGGGAATGGGAACTGTGCCGTTTGCCGAATTCGTTGCATATTCCGATGCACCTGGTCCCGCTGCGCAGCAACGAACTGAAACGGGACGACGACATCGTCGTCATCTGCCATCACGGCAGACGCAGCATGCAGGTTGCCATCTTCCTCGAACGCCAGGGCTATTCTTCGCTGATCAATCTGACTGGTGGCGTCAGCGCCTGGACTGACCAAGTTGACCCTGACCTACCCCGTTATTGA
- a CDS encoding TolC family outer membrane protein produces the protein MKRLVWLLSASLLASPLRAADLMQIYREAQANDATFAAARSTLEAGRERTPQARAGLLPTLSLSANSFWNENQLYVRGSGNTTPANFNSNGYTLTLSQPLFRWQNWVAYDQSKFQVAQAEANFVQAGQDLILRTAQAYFDVLYAIESLKAVQANKVSIEQQLESAKRNFEVGTSTIVDAQEAQARFDLAIAQEIAAESDLEVRRQALQAIIGKEAGPLAPFRKNAEIPQPQPADMKQWAAAAENDNINVQLQMATLEIASREVDRQRAGHYPTVDLVVNKGKSTAFGQIAGGQLETDFENIGVQLNLPIFQGGLVVSRQSEASANRAAAESTLEQTRRNAALQARQQYLGATNGLAQVRALKAALISSQSSLESNRLGFEVGVRINIDVLNADNQVFLTRRDLAKAVLETLMSQLRLKSAVGTLSEDDVVAANALLDPGATAQ, from the coding sequence ATGAAAAGACTCGTCTGGCTGCTTTCCGCCTCCTTGCTGGCCTCGCCGTTGCGGGCCGCCGATCTGATGCAGATTTATCGCGAGGCGCAGGCCAACGACGCAACATTCGCGGCGGCCCGTTCGACCCTCGAGGCCGGACGCGAACGGACACCACAAGCGCGGGCCGGCTTGCTGCCAACGCTGTCGCTGAGCGCCAACTCCTTCTGGAACGAGAATCAACTGTACGTTCGTGGCAGCGGCAATACTACGCCTGCGAACTTCAACAGCAACGGCTACACGCTGACGCTGAGTCAGCCGCTGTTCCGCTGGCAGAACTGGGTGGCCTACGACCAGTCAAAATTCCAGGTTGCGCAGGCCGAAGCCAATTTCGTCCAGGCCGGACAGGATCTGATCCTGCGCACCGCGCAGGCCTATTTCGACGTGCTCTATGCTATCGAGAGCCTCAAGGCGGTACAAGCCAACAAGGTTTCCATCGAACAGCAACTCGAGTCGGCCAAGCGCAATTTCGAGGTCGGCACCTCGACCATCGTCGATGCCCAGGAAGCGCAGGCCCGTTTCGACCTCGCCATCGCACAGGAAATTGCCGCCGAGAGTGATCTCGAGGTCAGGCGGCAGGCGCTGCAGGCCATCATCGGCAAGGAGGCTGGCCCGCTCGCGCCATTCCGCAAGAATGCGGAAATACCACAACCGCAGCCTGCCGACATGAAGCAGTGGGCGGCCGCTGCCGAAAACGACAATATCAACGTCCAACTCCAGATGGCGACGCTGGAGATTGCCTCCCGCGAGGTCGACCGGCAACGCGCCGGCCACTATCCGACCGTCGATCTGGTCGTGAACAAGGGGAAGTCGACCGCCTTCGGGCAGATCGCGGGCGGCCAGCTCGAAACCGATTTCGAGAACATCGGGGTTCAGCTTAACCTGCCGATTTTCCAGGGGGGCCTCGTCGTTTCCCGCCAGAGCGAGGCCAGCGCCAATCGTGCGGCCGCCGAATCCACCCTCGAGCAGACCCGGCGCAATGCAGCACTGCAGGCGCGTCAGCAATACCTTGGCGCCACCAACGGGCTGGCACAGGTACGCGCCCTCAAGGCCGCCCTGATCTCCTCGCAATCGTCTCTGGAATCCAACCGCCTGGGCTTTGAAGTCGGCGTGCGCATCAACATCGACGTGCTGAATGCCGACAACCAGGTCTTCCTCACCCGCCGCGACCTGGCGAAGGCGGTTCTCGAAACGCTGATGTCGCAGCTCAGGCTGAAATCGGCAGTCGGTACCCTGAGCGAGGACGACGTGGTGGCCGCCAACGCACTGCTCGACCCCGGCGCTACTGCCCAGTAA
- the waaA gene encoding lipid IV(A) 3-deoxy-D-manno-octulosonic acid transferase, with protein MMVRLLYSLIIYLATPLILLRLLWRARRQPEYLRNLAERWAIYGVAAPARLIWVHAVSVGETRAAQPLIEALQAAWPEHRILLTCMTPTGRAAGQEVYGDKVMQAYLPYDYPDAVDRFLRHFSPSFGVLMETEIWPNLLAAAKHRRVPVFLANARLSERSARAYGKAAALARPAFSALSAVAAQTPGDATRIAGLGAGNVSVCGNLKFDVTPAPEKIALGNTWREALGSRQVWLAASTRDGEEALLLEAWRGIPASRALLVLVPRHPQRFAEVAALLTGLGIDFVQRSDSLPGLETQIWLGDSMGEMAAYYTLADIAFVGGSLVPLGGQNLIEAAACGCPGVVGPHTFNFLQATADAIAAGAALRVPDAEGLAAIICRALGDAGELAEMRAAALSFAGAHRGASARTLALIRSVITGQ; from the coding sequence CTGATGGTGCGCCTGCTCTACAGCCTGATCATCTATCTGGCAACCCCGCTGATCTTGCTGCGGCTGCTCTGGCGCGCTCGCCGCCAGCCCGAGTACCTGCGGAATCTGGCCGAGCGCTGGGCAATCTATGGCGTGGCGGCACCCGCAAGGCTGATCTGGGTCCATGCCGTGTCGGTTGGCGAGACCCGCGCCGCGCAGCCACTGATCGAAGCCTTGCAGGCGGCATGGCCGGAACACCGGATCCTGCTGACCTGCATGACGCCAACCGGTCGGGCGGCAGGGCAAGAAGTCTACGGCGACAAGGTGATGCAGGCCTATCTTCCCTACGACTATCCCGATGCGGTCGACCGCTTTTTGCGGCACTTTTCGCCAAGCTTCGGCGTGCTGATGGAAACTGAAATCTGGCCGAATCTGCTGGCTGCTGCGAAGCACCGGAGGGTGCCGGTCTTTCTCGCCAACGCGCGGCTTTCCGAACGCTCGGCGCGCGCTTACGGGAAGGCCGCGGCGCTGGCGCGACCGGCCTTCTCCGCGCTGAGCGCTGTCGCCGCGCAGACGCCCGGTGATGCGACGCGAATCGCCGGGCTCGGTGCGGGCAACGTGAGCGTCTGTGGCAACCTCAAGTTCGATGTCACGCCGGCGCCCGAAAAAATCGCTCTCGGCAACACCTGGCGCGAGGCGCTTGGCAGCCGCCAGGTGTGGCTGGCGGCCAGCACGCGTGACGGAGAAGAGGCCCTGCTGCTGGAAGCATGGCGTGGAATTCCGGCATCGCGTGCGCTGCTCGTCCTGGTTCCGCGCCATCCTCAGCGCTTCGCGGAAGTCGCGGCGCTGTTGACCGGGCTCGGGATCGACTTCGTCCAGCGCAGCGACAGCCTGCCCGGCCTGGAGACACAGATATGGCTGGGGGACAGCATGGGTGAAATGGCCGCTTATTACACCCTCGCCGATATCGCCTTTGTCGGCGGCAGCCTGGTTCCGCTCGGCGGGCAGAACCTGATCGAGGCCGCGGCCTGCGGTTGCCCGGGAGTCGTTGGCCCGCATACATTCAACTTTCTGCAGGCGACCGCCGATGCCATCGCTGCCGGCGCCGCACTGCGGGTGCCCGATGCGGAGGGGCTCGCCGCGATAATTTGCCGGGCGTTGGGCGATGCCGGCGAACTCGCGGAGATGCGAGCCGCCGCCTTGAGCTTTGCCGGCGCCCATCGCGGTGCCAGCGCGCGGACGCTGGCGCTGATTCGTTCCGTAATTACTGGGCAGTAG
- a CDS encoding NAD-dependent epimerase, which produces MQPVKILVTGAAGFIGMTTALRLLARGDEVIGLDNLNDYYEVSLKESRLAQLTGHAKFRFVKLDVADRPGMEALFAAEKFNRVVHLAAQAGVRYSLQNPHAYVDSNVVGFTNILEGCRHNGVSHLVYASSSSVYGGNTRMPFSEHDSVDHPISLYAATKKANELMAHTYSHLYGLPTTGLRFFTVYGPWGRPDMALFLFTRAILEGRPIDVFNHGNMLRDFTYVDDIVEGVIRVVDKTAAVDPEYDPIFADPATSNAPYRVFNIGNNNPVQLLDFIGAIEDALGMKAEKRLLPLQDGDVPATYANTDLLSDWVGFVPDTSVREGVGRFVAWYRDYYRT; this is translated from the coding sequence ATTCAACCTGTGAAAATCCTCGTCACCGGCGCCGCCGGATTCATCGGCATGACCACCGCGCTCCGCCTGCTGGCACGCGGTGATGAAGTCATCGGCCTCGATAACCTCAACGACTATTACGAGGTCAGTCTCAAGGAAAGCCGCCTTGCCCAGCTGACCGGACATGCGAAGTTCCGCTTCGTCAAACTGGATGTCGCGGACCGCCCCGGCATGGAGGCCCTGTTTGCCGCCGAGAAATTCAACAGGGTCGTCCACCTCGCCGCACAGGCCGGTGTCCGCTATTCCTTGCAGAATCCGCACGCCTATGTCGACAGCAACGTCGTCGGCTTCACCAATATCCTCGAAGGCTGTCGCCACAACGGGGTAAGCCACCTGGTCTACGCGTCCAGTTCGAGCGTCTATGGTGGCAACACCAGGATGCCGTTCTCCGAGCACGACAGCGTCGACCACCCGATCAGCCTCTATGCCGCAACCAAGAAGGCCAATGAGCTGATGGCCCACACCTACAGCCATCTCTACGGCCTGCCGACCACCGGCCTGCGCTTCTTCACCGTCTATGGTCCGTGGGGGCGGCCGGACATGGCGCTGTTCCTGTTCACCCGGGCCATTCTCGAAGGCCGGCCGATCGACGTCTTCAACCACGGCAACATGCTGCGCGACTTCACCTACGTCGACGACATCGTCGAGGGCGTCATCCGCGTCGTGGACAAGACTGCTGCGGTCGACCCGGAATATGACCCGATTTTCGCGGACCCGGCGACCAGCAACGCACCCTACCGCGTATTCAACATCGGCAACAACAATCCGGTGCAGTTGCTCGATTTCATCGGCGCCATCGAAGATGCTCTTGGAATGAAGGCGGAAAAGCGCCTGTTGCCGTTGCAGGATGGCGACGTCCCGGCCACCTACGCCAACACCGACCTGCTCAGCGACTGGGTCGGCTTCGTCCCCGACACTAGTGTCCGGGAAGGCGTCGGCCGCTTCGTCGCCTGGTATCGCGATTACTACCGGACTTAA